A genomic region of Pseudomonas sp. MPC6 contains the following coding sequences:
- a CDS encoding NAD(P) transhydrogenase subunit alpha, which translates to MEELISPGIYNLIIFVLAIYVGYHVVWNVTPALHTPLMAVTNAISAIVIVGAMLAAALTVTPLGKTMGTLAVALAAVNVFGGFLVTRRMLEMFKKKAPKAVKEEASK; encoded by the coding sequence ATGGAAGAGCTTATCTCCCCCGGTATCTACAACCTGATCATCTTCGTGCTGGCGATTTATGTCGGTTATCACGTGGTCTGGAACGTTACACCTGCTCTGCACACGCCGTTGATGGCGGTGACCAACGCCATTTCGGCCATCGTGATCGTCGGCGCCATGCTGGCGGCGGCGCTGACCGTGACGCCACTGGGCAAGACCATGGGCACCCTGGCGGTGGCGCTGGCGGCAGTGAACGTGTTTGGTGGCTTCCTGGTCACCCGCAGGATGCTTGAAATGTTCAAGAAAAAAGCCCCGAAAGCGGTTAAAGAAGAGGCGTCCAAGTAA
- a CDS encoding Re/Si-specific NAD(P)(+) transhydrogenase subunit alpha produces MHIGVPLETQTGETRVAATPETIKKLIGQGHKVTVQSGAGISASVVDSAYEAAGATIGSANDAFGAELILKVVAPSDSELALIKSGTVVVGMLNPFSNETIAKLAECGITAFALEAAPRTSRAQSLDVLSSQANIAGYKAVLLAAHHYPRFMPMLMTAAGTVKAARVLILGAGVAGLQAIATAKRLGAVIEASDVRPAVKEQIESLGAKFVDVPYETDEERECAVGVGGYARPMPASWMQRQALAVHERAKQADIVITTALIPGRKAPTLLSAETVAQMKPGSVVIDLAAAQGGNCPLTVADQVVVENGVTICGPTNLAGAVAADASALYARNLLDFLKLVFNKEGQFEINLEDDIVAACLMCRDGQVIRKNA; encoded by the coding sequence GTGCACATTGGTGTTCCTCTCGAAACCCAGACGGGTGAAACGCGGGTTGCTGCAACCCCGGAAACCATCAAGAAGCTGATCGGCCAGGGTCATAAGGTCACGGTCCAAAGCGGCGCCGGCATTAGTGCCAGTGTTGTCGACAGTGCTTATGAAGCGGCAGGCGCAACCATTGGCAGCGCCAACGATGCGTTTGGCGCCGAGCTGATTCTCAAGGTGGTCGCTCCCAGCGACAGCGAACTCGCGCTGATCAAGAGCGGCACCGTTGTGGTGGGCATGCTCAACCCGTTCAGCAATGAAACCATTGCCAAGCTGGCCGAGTGCGGCATTACCGCGTTCGCGCTGGAAGCCGCGCCACGCACCTCCCGCGCGCAGAGCCTGGATGTGCTGTCGTCCCAGGCCAACATCGCCGGCTATAAAGCCGTGCTGCTGGCGGCTCACCATTATCCGCGCTTCATGCCGATGCTGATGACCGCTGCGGGCACCGTGAAAGCGGCGCGCGTATTGATTCTGGGTGCCGGCGTCGCCGGTTTGCAGGCCATTGCCACGGCAAAACGCCTGGGTGCAGTCATCGAAGCGTCTGACGTGCGTCCTGCAGTAAAAGAGCAGATCGAATCCCTCGGCGCCAAGTTCGTCGACGTGCCTTATGAGACCGATGAAGAGCGCGAATGCGCCGTCGGTGTCGGCGGTTACGCGCGTCCCATGCCCGCCAGCTGGATGCAGCGCCAAGCCTTGGCCGTGCACGAGCGCGCCAAGCAGGCTGACATTGTCATCACCACCGCACTGATCCCGGGCCGCAAGGCGCCGACGCTGCTCAGCGCGGAAACCGTGGCACAGATGAAGCCGGGCTCGGTGGTCATCGACCTCGCGGCAGCCCAGGGCGGCAACTGCCCGCTGACCGTAGCCGACCAGGTAGTGGTCGAAAATGGCGTGACCATTTGCGGCCCGACCAACCTGGCCGGCGCCGTCGCGGCCGATGCTTCGGCGTTGTACGCGCGCAACCTGCTGGACTTCCTGAAGCTGGTCTTCAACAAAGAAGGCCAGTTCGAGATCAACCTCGAAGACGATATCGTCGCCGCGTGCCTGATGTGCCGCGACGGCCAAGTCATCCGCAAAAACGCCTAA
- a CDS encoding LysR family transcriptional regulator yields the protein MRRKIPSTTALISFEAAARHESFTKAAQELSLTQGAICRQIASLEEFLGVELFRRSRRGVKLTEAGLSYSRRVATQLDAVERDTLSVMGQQGTNVIELAVVPTFGTQWLLPRLKDFQQQHPEVTVNLTNRTRPFLFADTDFDAAIYFGDADWSGTESHRLMGESPMPVCSPDLLGKKTHLTPGAIADLPLLQQTTRPYAWRQWFNSQNLNIPRDMTGPRYELFSMLAQAAMHDMGIALIPPFLIQRELAEKRLVIANPQTLSSIKAYYLMIPERKVESASLRAFRDWLVNQAHSYNLGA from the coding sequence ATGCGAAGGAAAATACCCAGCACGACTGCCCTGATCAGCTTCGAGGCGGCAGCGCGCCACGAAAGCTTTACCAAGGCCGCCCAGGAGCTTTCGCTGACCCAGGGCGCGATTTGCCGGCAGATCGCCAGCCTGGAAGAGTTTCTGGGCGTCGAACTGTTCCGCCGCTCGCGCCGCGGGGTCAAGCTGACAGAAGCCGGACTGTCCTATAGCCGACGGGTAGCCACCCAGCTCGATGCGGTTGAACGGGACACCTTGTCGGTGATGGGCCAGCAGGGCACCAATGTGATCGAGCTGGCCGTAGTACCGACCTTTGGTACTCAATGGCTGCTGCCAAGGCTCAAGGACTTCCAGCAACAACACCCGGAAGTGACGGTCAACCTCACCAACCGAACGCGACCCTTCCTGTTTGCCGACACCGACTTCGACGCGGCGATCTATTTTGGCGACGCTGACTGGTCGGGCACCGAATCCCACAGGCTGATGGGCGAAAGCCCGATGCCCGTATGCAGCCCTGACCTGCTGGGGAAAAAGACCCATCTGACACCCGGTGCAATCGCCGACCTGCCCCTGCTGCAACAGACCACTCGCCCCTATGCCTGGCGCCAGTGGTTCAACTCGCAGAACCTAAATATCCCGCGAGACATGACAGGACCGCGGTACGAGCTATTCTCCATGCTGGCCCAAGCGGCCATGCACGATATGGGGATTGCGCTGATCCCGCCGTTCCTGATTCAGCGGGAGTTGGCGGAGAAGCGCCTGGTGATCGCCAACCCCCAGACACTGTCGAGCATCAAGGCTTATTACCTGATGATTCCAGAGCGAAAGGTCGAATCGGCCTCTTTAAGGGCTTTTCGCGATTGGCTGGTTAATCAGGCACACAGCTACAACCTTGGCGCTTGA
- a CDS encoding acyl-CoA dehydrogenase translates to MGGKASFNWIDPLLLDQQLTEEERMIRDTAEQFAQQKLAPRVLEAFRHEKTDPAIFREMGEVGLLGATIPEQYGGSGLNYVSYGLIAREVERVDSGYRSMMSVQSSLVMVPINEFGTEAQKQKYLPKLASGEWIGCFGLTEPNHGSDPGAMLTRARKVEGGYSLTGSKMWITNSPIADVFVVWGKDDAGDIRGFVLEKGWKGLSAPVIHGKVGLRASITGEIVMDNVFVPEENIFPDVRGLKGPFTCLNSARYGISWGALGAAEFCWHTARQYTLDRQQFGRPLAATQLIQKKLADMQTEITLALQGCLRLGRMKDEGTAAVEITSMMKRNSCGKSLDIARMARDMLGGNGISDEFGVARHLVNLEVVNTYEGTHDVHALILGRAQTGLQAFY, encoded by the coding sequence ATGGGCGGTAAAGCTAGCTTCAACTGGATCGATCCCCTGCTGCTGGATCAACAGCTCACCGAAGAAGAGCGCATGATCCGCGATACTGCCGAGCAATTCGCTCAGCAGAAACTCGCGCCGCGCGTTCTCGAAGCTTTCCGCCATGAAAAGACCGACCCGGCGATCTTTCGCGAGATGGGCGAAGTGGGCCTTTTGGGGGCGACCATCCCTGAACAGTACGGTGGCAGCGGCTTGAACTATGTCAGCTACGGCTTGATCGCCCGTGAAGTCGAGCGTGTCGACTCCGGTTATCGCTCGATGATGAGCGTGCAGTCTTCGCTGGTGATGGTGCCGATCAACGAGTTTGGTACTGAAGCCCAGAAGCAGAAGTACCTGCCGAAACTGGCTTCCGGCGAATGGATCGGCTGCTTCGGTCTGACCGAGCCGAACCATGGTTCCGACCCGGGTGCGATGCTTACCCGTGCGCGCAAAGTGGAAGGCGGTTACAGCCTGACCGGCAGCAAGATGTGGATCACCAACAGCCCGATCGCCGATGTATTCGTGGTCTGGGGCAAGGATGACGCCGGCGATATCCGTGGCTTCGTGCTGGAGAAAGGCTGGAAAGGCTTGAGCGCCCCGGTGATTCACGGCAAGGTCGGCCTGCGCGCATCCATCACCGGCGAGATCGTCATGGATAACGTGTTTGTCCCTGAAGAGAACATCTTCCCGGATGTCCGTGGTTTGAAAGGTCCTTTTACCTGCCTCAACTCGGCGCGTTACGGTATTTCCTGGGGCGCACTCGGTGCCGCCGAATTCTGCTGGCACACCGCTCGCCAATACACCCTGGATCGCCAGCAGTTCGGTCGTCCATTGGCCGCCACTCAGCTGATCCAGAAGAAGCTGGCCGACATGCAGACGGAAATCACCCTGGCGCTGCAAGGTTGCTTGCGTCTGGGCCGCATGAAGGATGAAGGCACGGCTGCGGTCGAGATCACCTCGATGATGAAGCGCAACTCCTGCGGCAAGTCGTTGGATATTGCGCGCATGGCGCGCGACATGTTGGGCGGCAATGGCATCTCCGATGAATTCGGCGTTGCTCGCCATCTGGTCAACCTGGAAGTGGTGAATACCTATGAAGGTACGCATGACGTCCACGCGCTGATCCTCGGACGTGCGCAGACCGGCCTCCAGGCGTTCTATTAA
- a CDS encoding CaiB/BaiF CoA-transferase family protein, with translation MGALSHLRVLDLSRVLAGPWAGQILADLGADVIKVERPGNGDDTRAWGPPFLKDANGENTSEAAYYLSANRNKQSVTIDFTRPEGQKLVRELAARSDILIENFKVGGLAAYGLDYESLKALNPNLIYCSITGFGQTGPYAKRAGYDFMIQGLGGLMSLTGRPEGEEGAGPVKVGVALTDILTGLYSTVAILAALAHRNQDGGGQHIDMALLDVQVACLANQAMNYLTTGHAPKRLGNAHPNIVPYQDFPTADGDFILTVGNDGQFRKFAEVAGQPQWADDPRFATNKLRVANRALLIPLIRQATVFKTTAEWVLQLEQAGVPCGPINDLAQMFADPQVKARGLAIELPHALAGMVPQVASPIRLSETPVEYRNAPPLLGEHTLEVLQRVLGLDADAVAAFKEAGVL, from the coding sequence ATGGGCGCGCTATCGCATCTACGGGTACTGGATTTATCGCGGGTGCTGGCCGGGCCGTGGGCCGGGCAGATCCTTGCCGACCTTGGTGCTGATGTAATCAAGGTCGAGCGGCCGGGCAATGGTGATGATACGCGCGCCTGGGGGCCTCCTTTCCTGAAAGACGCCAATGGCGAGAACACCAGCGAAGCGGCCTATTACTTGTCGGCCAATCGCAACAAGCAATCCGTCACCATCGACTTCACGCGCCCGGAGGGGCAGAAGCTGGTGCGTGAGCTGGCAGCCAGGTCGGACATCCTGATCGAGAACTTCAAAGTGGGAGGTCTGGCGGCTTATGGGTTGGACTATGAATCGCTCAAGGCCCTCAATCCGAACCTGATCTATTGCTCGATTACCGGGTTTGGCCAGACGGGGCCTTACGCCAAGCGCGCGGGTTATGACTTCATGATCCAGGGGCTGGGCGGGCTGATGAGTCTGACCGGGCGACCGGAAGGCGAGGAAGGGGCCGGGCCGGTGAAAGTCGGCGTGGCGCTGACTGACATCCTCACCGGACTCTACTCGACAGTGGCGATCCTGGCGGCATTGGCTCACCGCAATCAGGACGGCGGCGGTCAGCATATCGATATGGCGCTGCTGGATGTTCAGGTGGCTTGTCTGGCGAACCAGGCGATGAATTACCTGACGACAGGCCATGCTCCGAAGCGCCTGGGTAATGCTCATCCGAACATCGTGCCTTATCAGGATTTTCCTACGGCGGATGGCGACTTCATCCTCACCGTGGGTAATGACGGGCAGTTCCGCAAGTTTGCCGAAGTCGCGGGTCAGCCGCAGTGGGCGGATGACCCACGCTTTGCGACCAACAAGTTGCGGGTGGCGAACCGTGCGCTGTTGATTCCGCTTATCCGCCAGGCAACGGTGTTCAAGACGACTGCCGAGTGGGTACTGCAGCTGGAGCAGGCAGGCGTGCCTTGTGGGCCGATCAATGATCTGGCTCAGATGTTTGCCGACCCTCAGGTCAAGGCGCGGGGTTTGGCGATTGAGTTGCCTCATGCGCTGGCCGGGATGGTGCCGCAGGTGGCGAGTCCGATTCGACTGTCCGAGACGCCTGTGGAATACCGCAATGCGCCTCCTTTATTGGGCGAGCACACGCTGGAGGTTCTGCAGCGGGTGTTGGGCCTGGATGCAGACGCGGTGGCTGCCTTTAAAGAGGCCGGAGTGCTTTGA